A region from the Pempheris klunzingeri isolate RE-2024b chromosome 17, fPemKlu1.hap1, whole genome shotgun sequence genome encodes:
- the aldh3b1 gene encoding aldehyde dehydrogenase family 3 member B1: protein MDTQSQVVDRLRSAFQSGITIPEQFRRAQLTKLVSMIKDNEELILHALHKDLAKPKFEAVLSELDMVTNELHHAIANFTGWMKPEYVSKSLATKFDDCFIRREPLGVVLIIGAWNYPLQLLLLPMVGAIAAGNCVVIKPSEVSAATDALIAELIPKYLSQDCCAVVRGGAEETKALLQNRFDHIFYTGSQTVARSILQAASVHLTPVTLELGGKCPCIIYGRVNIAAAARRLVWAKYFNAGQSCVAPDYVLCTPDILEALLPAVRKALLDFYGEEPQTCPDLSRIVTPRHWSRLMELLGKSSGKVVVGGESNEEDRYIAPTVVVDVAENDALMEEEIFGPILPILTIDSLEQAVDLVNRKEKPLALYVFSDESSVVNTVLETTNSGGFCSNDGIIHMTLPSLPFGGVGGSGWGSYHGRWGFETFSHRRACMLRGYALERFNGLRYPPYREDKLSWLRWTASPKPSCSLM from the exons ATGGACACCCAGAGCCAGGTTGTGGACAGGTTGCGTTCAGCCTTTCAGTCGGGCATCACCATACCGGAGCAGTTCCGCCGAGCTCAGCTGACCAAGCTTGTGTCCATGATCAAAGACAACGAGGAGCTGATTTTACATGCACTGCACAAAGACCTGGCAAAG CCAAAATTTGAGGCCGTCCTGTCGGAGCTCGATATGGTGACCAATGAGCTGCACCATGCCATCGCCAACTTCACAGGCTGGATGAAGCCGGAGTACGTCAGCAAGAGCCTG GCCACCAAGTTCGATGACTGTTTTATCCGGAGGGAACCATTAGGAGTTGTGTTAATCATTGGGGCGTGGAACTACCCCCTGCAGCTCCTTCTCTTACCCATGGTTGGAGCCATTGCTGCAG GAAACTGTGTGGTCATCAAGCCTTCAGAGGTGAGCGCCGCCACAGACGCTCTGATAGCGGAGCTCATCCCCAAATATTTGTCTCAG GACTGTTGTGCAGTTGTTCGTGGTGGAGCAGAGGAGACCAAGGCACTGCTGCAGAATCGCTTTGACCACATTTTCTACACAG GTTCTCAGACCGTGGCACGCAGCATCCTGCAGGCAGCCTCCGTCCACTTGACCCCAGTGACCTTGGAGCTGGGCGGCAAGTGTCCGTGCATCATATATGGGCGGGTGAACATAGCAGCCGCTGCTCGCCGCTTGGTGTGGGCCAAGTATTTTAACGCCGGCCAGAGCTGCGTGGCCCCGGACTATGTGCTGTGCACTCCGGACATTCTGGAAGCCCTGTTACCCGCGGTGCGCAAGGCCCTGCTGGATTTCTATGGTGAAGAGCCTCAGACCTGTCCCGACCTCTCCCGCATCGTAACCCCCCGACACTGGTCTCGACTGATGGAACTGCTTGGGAAGTCCAGCGGCAAAGTTGTTGTAGGAGGCGAGAGCAATGAGGAGGACAGATACATTG CTCCCACGGTGGTGGTGGATGTAGCTGAAAACGATGCTCTAATGGAGGAGGAGATTTTCGGCCCCATCCTGCCCATCCTCACTATTGATTCTCTGGAGCAAGCCGTTGACTTGGTCAACCGCAAAGAGAAGCCACTGGCCCTCTACGTGTTCTCTGATGAATCCTCT GTGGTTAACACGGTGCTTGAAACGACCAACAGCGGGGGGTTCTGCTCTAATGACGGGATCATCCACATGACCCTGCCCAGTCTGCCCTTTGGGGGCGTAG GGGGCAGCGGTTGGGGCAGTTACCATGGCCGCTGGGGCTTTGAGACGTTCAGCCACCGCCGCGCCTGCATGCTGCGTGGCTATGCTTTGGAGAGATTCAACGGCCTGCGATATCCTCCTTACAGGGAGGATAAGCTGAGCTGGCTGCGCTGGACCGCCTCGCCCAAGCCCAGCTGCTCACTCATGTGA
- the LOC139216479 gene encoding serine/threonine-protein phosphatase 4 catalytic subunit B, translated as MCVTMGDISDLDRQIEQLRRCELIKENEVKALCAKAREILVEESNVQRVDSPVTVCGDIHGQFYDLKELFRVGGDVPETNYLFMGDFVDRGFYSVETFLLLLALKVRYPDRITLIRGNHESRQITQVYGFYDECLRKYGSVTVWRYCTEIFDYLSLSAIIDGKIFCVHGGLSPSIQTLDQIRTIDRKQEVPHDGPMCDLLWSDPEDTTGWGVSPRGAGYLFGSDVVAQFNAANDIHMICRAHQLVMEGYKWHFNETVLTVWSAPNYCYRCGNVAAILELDEHLQREFIIFEAAPQETRGIPSKKPVADYFL; from the exons GTGTGCCAAAGCCAG aGAGATTCTGGTTGAAGAAAGCAATGTCCAGAGAGTAGACTCTCCTGTCACA GTATGTGGTGATATACACGGTCAGTTCTATGACTTGAAAGAGCTGTTTAGa GTTGGGGGCGATGTCCCAGAGACAAATTATCTCTTCATGGGTGACTTTGTGGACAGAGGCTTCTACAGTGTGGAGACGTTCCTTCTCCTGTTAGCTCTTAAG GTGCGTTATCCAGACAGGATAACCTTGATTCGGGGAAACCACGAGTCTCGGCAAATCACCCAGGTCTACGGTTTCTACGACGAGTGCCTCCGCAAGTACGGCTCAGTCACTGTTTGGAGATACTGCACTGAGATATTTGACTACCTGTCCCTCTCTGCTATCATTGATGGAAAG aTTTTCTGTGTGCATGGGGGCTTGTCTCCTTCCATCCAGACACTGGACCAGATCCGGACCattgacagaaaacaggaagtgccCCACGATGGGCCAATGTGTGACCTCCTGTGGTCAGACCCTGAAG ACACCACAGGGTGGGGGGTGAGTCCCAGAGGAGCTGGCTACTTGTTTGGGAGCGACGTGGTGGCCCAGTTCAACGCTGCCAATGACATCCACATGATCTGTCGAGCACACCAGCTGGTCATGGAGGGCTACAAGTGGCACTTCAATGAGACAGTGCTCACTGTGTGGTCAGCACCCAACTACTGCTACAG ATGTGGCAACGTGGCGGCCATCTTGGAGCTGGACGAGCATCTACAGCGCGAGTTCATCATATTCGAGGCAGCGCCGCAAGAGACCAGAGGCATCCCCTCCAAGAAGCCAGTAGCAGACTATTTCCTTTGA
- the LOC139216521 gene encoding guanine nucleotide-binding protein G(I)/G(S)/G(O) subunit gamma-5 gives MSNNSAANSSLAIAQKAVKQLRLEASVRRIKVSQAAAELKTFCLQNAHKDPLLTGVPSSDNPFRPPKSCVLL, from the exons ATGTCAAACAACAGCGCGGCCAACAGCAGCCTGGCCATCGCCCAGAAGGCGGTGAAGCAGCTTCGCCTGGAGGCCAGTGTCCGCCGGATAAAG GTTTCTCAGGCTGCTGCAGAACTGAAGACCTTCTGTTTGCAAAATGCCCACAAAGACCCTCTCCTGACCGGGGTGCCCTCCAGTGATAACCCATTCAGACCTCCAAAGTCATGCGTCCTCCTCTGA
- the clpp gene encoding ATP-dependent Clp protease proteolytic subunit, mitochondrial, which yields MLLRRVLHIGGLTLKHSRSIHHSPVWRSPLIPIVVEQTGRGERAYDIYSRLLRERIICVMGPIDDSVASLVIAQLLFLQSESNNKPIHMYINSPGGVVTAGLAIYDTMQYILNPISTWCVGQAASMGSLLLAAGTSGMRHSLPNARIMVHQPSGGARGQATDIAIQAEEILKLKRQINNIYAKHTGQPLETIEGVMERDRYMSPMEAQDFGIIDKVLVHPPQAGQDEPELVQKEPPAASNPAPQPESSAPEQASSGTNPPSSYKPEP from the exons ATGCTGTTACGA agggtGTTGCACATCGGAGGCCTGACGCTGAAACACAGCAGGTCCATCCACCACAGTCCAGTATGGAGGAGTCCTCTTATACCCATAGTTGTGGAGCAGACG gggagaggagaaagagcatATGACATCTACTCTCGcctcctgagagagagaatcaTCTGTGTAATGGGTCCT ATTGACGACTCTGTAGCCAGCCTGGTTATTGCCcagctgctcttcctccagTCAGAAAGCAACAACAAACCCATTCACATGTACATCAACAGTCCTG GCGGTGTGGTGACAGCAGGCCTGGCCATCTACGACACTATGCAGTACATCCTTAATCCCATCTCAACCTGGTGTGTTGGCCAGGCAGCCAGCATGGGCAGCCTGCTCCTGGCAGCAGGAACGTCAGGCATGAGGCATTCACTGCCCAACGCTCGCATCATGGTTCACCAGCCTTCAGGGGGTGCCAGG GGTCAGGCCACAGACATCGCTATCCAGGCCGAGGAGATCCTGAAGCTGAAGAGGCAGATAAATAACATCTACGCCAAGCACACGGGACAGCCGCTGGAAACCATCG AGGGCGTGATGGAGAGGGATCGTTACATGAGCCCCATGGAGGCGCAGGACTTTGGTATCATTGACAAGGTCCTGGTCCACCCGCCCCAGGCAGGCCAGGATGAGCCGGAGCTGGTGCAGAAAGAGCCACCAGCGGCATCCAATCCTGCACCACAGCCGGAGTCTTCGGCCCCGGAGCAGGCGTCCTCCGGGACAAACCCCCCCTCCTCATACAAACCTGAGCCATGA